One region of Limnospira fusiformis SAG 85.79 genomic DNA includes:
- a CDS encoding serine/threonine protein kinase, with translation MSNLPDFQNQGYHTIRQLGCNPEGGRITYLATHARTNQQVTIKEFRFAFTGASWAGLKAHEREIEMLQQIRHPRIPRYLTSFETPAGFCLVQEYKKAPSLESGQRFTPEQIRQIAISILGILVYLQQHNPPIIHRDIKPANILVDDRLNAYLVDFGFAKVGGKDTATSSIAAGTPGFMPPEELFNRPLTESSDLYSLGATLICLLTGTHPAHIGQLIDDNYCFQFRQLVKGGDRRFLAWLERLVEPSTKRRFKNASQALSALTRTTTSRDVVISQLKPRRPLPGT, from the coding sequence ATGAGCAACCTTCCAGACTTCCAAAATCAAGGTTATCACACCATTAGGCAATTGGGATGTAACCCAGAAGGGGGGCGGATAACCTACCTGGCAACCCATGCCAGAACTAATCAACAGGTGACAATCAAAGAATTTCGCTTTGCGTTTACAGGGGCGAGTTGGGCGGGGCTAAAAGCCCATGAACGGGAAATTGAGATGTTACAACAGATTAGACATCCCCGAATACCACGCTATCTGACATCTTTTGAGACTCCGGCTGGCTTCTGTTTGGTGCAGGAGTACAAAAAGGCACCATCCCTAGAGTCTGGTCAACGCTTCACGCCAGAACAGATTAGGCAAATTGCCATTTCTATATTAGGAATTCTGGTATATTTACAACAGCATAATCCCCCAATTATTCACCGTGATATTAAGCCGGCTAATATTTTAGTAGACGATCGCCTGAATGCTTATCTAGTCGATTTTGGCTTTGCTAAAGTAGGTGGAAAAGATACCGCCACCAGTAGTATCGCCGCTGGGACACCGGGGTTTATGCCACCGGAGGAACTATTTAACCGACCGTTAACAGAATCTTCAGACCTCTACAGTTTGGGGGCTACCCTAATTTGTCTGCTAACAGGGACTCATCCCGCCCATATTGGTCAGCTTATTGATGATAACTATTGTTTCCAATTTAGACAACTGGTAAAAGGTGGCGATCGCCGTTTTTTGGCATGGTTAGAAAGGCTGGTAGAACCTAGCACAAAAAGACGGTTTAAGAATGCCTCCCAAGCCTTATCCGCTTTGACTAGGACGACCACTTCCCGGGACGTAGTTATCTCTCAACTCAAACCCAGACGACCACTTCCCGGGACGTAG
- a CDS encoding tetratricopeptide repeat protein encodes MVLVGNMAMQEARDFSNSQEAKFSRPSDGLRVSAPWSEAVKLRRQGQNFLDLQQYDQALAAYNLALDINPNYLQALEGRCSALYHLEQYDQALKSCEAAIAINSQSYQSWHQRGNILNKLGRYREALESYNKSIAIHPNYVHSWNGRCWSLNNLQEFQDALNACDRAMEIDDNSEWVWNNRGYALERLSRHQEALQSYSRALSINPQNTMIARNYQRATERWQKAAISNYTPTELFNQGEISRHKGDYEQALSAYNQALAKNPHYFDAHLYRCRVLRILDRMPEALGSCDRALVINSNSHLAWESRAWVLRGLGRYRDAIQASDRALAINPHAYWSWIEKSVALRNLGEYQQALEAAQKAIAIDPNQLNGWLDTGIALNHLGLYEQALIALNKALNADPKDREVWHQRGLALEGLNRDAEATDAYNQALILDLKSQQPTAN; translated from the coding sequence ATGGTGCTAGTGGGCAATATGGCTATGCAAGAGGCGCGAGATTTTAGCAATTCTCAAGAAGCAAAATTTAGCCGACCATCAGATGGTTTAAGAGTTAGTGCGCCCTGGTCAGAGGCGGTAAAATTACGCCGTCAAGGTCAGAATTTTTTGGATTTACAACAATATGATCAAGCCTTAGCCGCCTATAATCTGGCTTTGGATATTAACCCCAATTATCTGCAAGCCCTAGAGGGTCGCTGTTCAGCATTATATCATTTAGAACAGTATGATCAAGCCCTAAAAAGTTGCGAGGCGGCGATCGCTATTAACTCTCAGTCATATCAGAGTTGGCATCAACGAGGCAACATCTTAAATAAATTAGGGCGATATCGGGAAGCCTTAGAATCTTATAATAAGTCTATTGCGATTCATCCTAATTATGTCCATAGTTGGAATGGTCGCTGCTGGTCTTTGAATAACTTACAGGAGTTTCAGGATGCTTTAAACGCCTGCGATCGCGCTATGGAAATTGATGATAATTCCGAGTGGGTATGGAATAATCGAGGTTATGCTTTAGAGAGATTATCACGCCACCAGGAAGCGCTACAATCCTACAGTCGCGCCCTCAGTATCAACCCTCAGAATACCATGATCGCCCGCAATTATCAACGGGCTACGGAGAGATGGCAGAAAGCAGCTATATCTAACTACACACCTACTGAATTGTTTAATCAGGGAGAAATATCGCGCCATAAAGGTGATTATGAACAGGCTCTAAGTGCCTATAATCAAGCCCTTGCCAAAAATCCTCACTATTTTGATGCCCACCTTTATCGTTGTCGGGTGTTGCGTATTTTAGACAGAATGCCGGAAGCCCTGGGGAGTTGCGATCGCGCCTTAGTAATCAATTCTAACTCCCATTTAGCCTGGGAAAGTCGCGCTTGGGTGTTGCGAGGTTTGGGTCGTTATCGGGATGCTATACAAGCAAGCGATCGCGCTTTAGCAATTAATCCCCACGCCTATTGGTCTTGGATAGAAAAAAGTGTAGCCTTGCGGAATTTAGGGGAATATCAACAAGCATTAGAGGCGGCGCAAAAGGCGATCGCCATTGACCCCAATCAACTAAATGGCTGGTTAGACACGGGGATAGCCTTAAATCATTTGGGCCTTTATGAACAGGCATTAATAGCCCTAAATAAAGCCCTAAATGCCGACCCCAAAGACCGAGAAGTGTGGCATCAAAGGGGATTAGCTTTAGAGGGTTTAAACCGCGATGCAGAAGCCACCGATGCCTATAATCAAGCCTTAATCTTGGATTTGAAAAGTCAACAGCCAACCGCCAACTGA
- the hisH gene encoding imidazole glycerol phosphate synthase subunit HisH, translating to MARIAVIDYDMGNLHSVCKGLENAGGTPEITDDPKVISAADGVLLPGVGAFDPAVQHLRSRNLIEPIKQVIADGVPFLGICLGLQILFESGEEGDEPGLGIFPGKVRRFKSEPGLTIPHMGWNQLTFTQPSVSLWENLGDNPWVYFVHSYYVDPADATITAATITHGSQTVTAAIAYQNVMAVQFHPEKSSVAGLQLLSNFVQLVNSSQKVITSMG from the coding sequence ATGGCGAGAATCGCAGTAATTGACTATGATATGGGTAATCTGCACTCCGTCTGTAAAGGCTTGGAAAATGCAGGAGGAACCCCAGAAATTACCGATGATCCAAAGGTGATCAGTGCGGCTGATGGTGTGCTTTTACCAGGAGTAGGGGCTTTTGACCCGGCGGTACAACATCTGCGATCGCGTAATCTCATTGAACCCATTAAACAGGTAATTGCGGACGGTGTGCCATTTTTGGGGATTTGTTTAGGGTTGCAAATTTTGTTCGAGTCCGGGGAAGAAGGGGACGAACCCGGGTTAGGAATTTTTCCAGGTAAAGTGCGACGGTTTAAATCCGAACCCGGACTGACTATTCCTCACATGGGTTGGAATCAACTAACATTTACTCAACCATCAGTCAGTCTTTGGGAAAATTTAGGAGATAATCCCTGGGTGTATTTTGTGCATTCCTATTATGTCGATCCGGCTGATGCGACAATTACCGCCGCCACTATCACCCACGGAAGCCAAACCGTCACTGCTGCGATCGCTTACCAAAATGTGATGGCGGTACAATTCCACCCCGAAAAATCCTCAGTCGCCGGACTGCAATTATTATCTAATTTTGTGCAGTTGGTGAACTCTTCTCAGAAGGTAATTACTTCGATGGGATAG
- the rsmD gene encoding 16S rRNA (guanine(966)-N(2))-methyltransferase RsmD produces MALRIYGNRQLKTLPGQNTRPTPSRVREAVFNIWQDITGCRWLDLCAGSGSMGAEALCRGAAMAVAIEQSGSACQIIKQNWQQVATPEQQFRVLRGDVVKRLKSLAAEEFDRIYFDPPYTANLYEPVLEAIAKYSLLAAGGELIAEHDPKREMVEVSGLAIVRQKVYGGCAIAFYEPINSPVP; encoded by the coding sequence ATGGCCTTGAGAATTTATGGTAATCGCCAACTAAAAACCCTCCCCGGACAAAATACCCGACCTACTCCCTCACGGGTCAGGGAAGCCGTGTTTAATATTTGGCAGGACATTACTGGATGTCGTTGGCTGGATCTTTGTGCTGGTAGTGGGTCAATGGGGGCAGAGGCCCTATGTCGTGGGGCGGCGATGGCAGTGGCGATCGAACAGTCGGGGTCAGCTTGTCAAATTATTAAGCAAAATTGGCAGCAAGTGGCTACACCAGAACAACAGTTTCGCGTCCTACGGGGAGATGTAGTTAAACGGCTAAAATCCTTAGCCGCCGAGGAGTTCGATCGCATTTATTTTGACCCACCATATACAGCCAATTTATATGAACCTGTCCTAGAAGCGATCGCCAAATATTCCCTACTCGCCGCCGGAGGAGAGTTAATTGCTGAACATGACCCAAAACGAGAAATGGTAGAGGTTTCCGGTTTAGCGATCGTCCGCCAAAAAGTCTACGGAGGATGTGCGATCGCCTTTTATGAACCGATTAATTCCCCTGTTCCTTAA
- the mazG gene encoding nucleoside triphosphate pyrophosphohydrolase — translation MSESSHNQRENDTLNALQELIDVVAKLRSPDGGCPWDLAQTPQSLTPYILEEAYEVVDAIATGDPKAIADELGDLLLQVVLQAQIASESQQFSLADVAAGITEKLIRRHPHVFADVKVDSVEEVHENWEAIKDKEAGNHQDSQSLSAKLNRYSRQLPPLIAAMKLSKKTAAVGFEWDNIEGVWDKFHEELAEFEEALHHQDKAEQQAELGDILFVLVNLARWYDIDPHEALRETNHKFIRRFSMVEAACDRPLADYTLAELDVLWDRAKAIIKEQGN, via the coding sequence ATGTCTGAATCTAGTCATAATCAACGGGAAAACGACACCCTAAATGCCTTGCAAGAACTAATTGATGTGGTGGCTAAATTACGATCGCCTGATGGTGGGTGTCCTTGGGATTTGGCTCAAACTCCCCAAAGTTTAACCCCTTATATTCTGGAAGAAGCCTATGAGGTAGTTGATGCGATCGCTACGGGAGACCCAAAAGCGATCGCTGATGAATTAGGAGATTTATTATTGCAAGTAGTTCTCCAGGCTCAAATTGCCAGCGAATCTCAGCAATTTTCCCTGGCTGATGTGGCGGCTGGTATTACGGAAAAACTCATCCGCAGACATCCCCACGTTTTCGCAGATGTGAAGGTTGATAGCGTCGAAGAAGTACACGAAAACTGGGAAGCTATTAAGGATAAAGAAGCGGGAAATCATCAAGATTCCCAGTCTTTGAGTGCTAAATTAAACCGTTATTCCCGACAACTTCCGCCTCTCATAGCAGCTATGAAATTATCTAAAAAAACGGCTGCTGTTGGCTTTGAGTGGGATAATATTGAGGGGGTTTGGGATAAGTTTCATGAGGAATTGGCGGAATTTGAAGAAGCCTTACACCACCAAGATAAGGCAGAACAACAAGCGGAATTGGGAGATATTTTATTCGTGTTAGTCAATTTAGCTCGTTGGTATGATATCGACCCTCATGAAGCACTACGGGAGACTAATCATAAGTTTATTCGCCGATTTTCTATGGTAGAGGCAGCCTGCGATCGCCCTTTAGCAGACTACACCCTAGCGGAATTAGATGTCTTATGGGATAGGGCTAAAGCTATCATTAAGGAACAGGGGAATTAA
- a CDS encoding metal-binding protein: MPSGKTHDRITLWSLPLVAALTFGQTRSSHLTLLVSGSFLFSGLMFGPDLDLNSRQFQRWGWFRWLWVPYQNSLHHRSFLSHGPFIGTALRVLYLFTWLGGFGLIMTMAIEFLFPVEWTLSSLAGELWQFLLNHSMEWIAIFCGLEVGAMSHYLSDWGSSIYKRLQSQGVYGLIPPSALVKKPKNSTSRRSRSNSSSTSPKKKAVVVLAIPRLWETPANNSIYPNCWEQ, encoded by the coding sequence ATGCCTTCTGGCAAAACCCACGATCGCATAACACTCTGGAGCTTGCCACTGGTGGCGGCTTTGACGTTTGGACAAACTCGCAGCAGCCATCTAACTCTCCTAGTATCTGGCAGTTTTCTATTTAGTGGCCTGATGTTTGGGCCAGATTTAGATCTAAACTCACGACAGTTTCAACGTTGGGGGTGGTTCCGTTGGCTATGGGTTCCCTATCAAAACAGTTTACATCATCGCTCGTTTCTGTCCCACGGGCCTTTTATTGGGACGGCTTTACGGGTTCTGTACTTGTTCACCTGGCTAGGCGGTTTTGGTCTGATTATGACTATGGCGATCGAGTTTCTGTTTCCGGTAGAGTGGACGCTATCGAGTTTAGCAGGGGAACTATGGCAATTTCTGTTAAACCACTCTATGGAATGGATCGCTATCTTCTGCGGTTTAGAAGTCGGTGCTATGAGCCACTATCTATCTGATTGGGGGTCATCTATTTATAAACGTCTTCAAAGCCAAGGGGTATATGGACTGATACCACCATCGGCTCTAGTCAAAAAACCGAAAAATAGCACCTCGCGGCGGTCTCGTTCCAATTCGTCGTCAACTTCCCCTAAAAAAAAAGCAGTCGTCGTTCTAGCAATTCCTCGACTGTGGGAAACTCCCGCAAACAATAGCATATATCCTAACTGTTGGGAGCAATAA